One genomic window of Daphnia pulex isolate KAP4 chromosome 10, ASM2113471v1 includes the following:
- the LOC124204818 gene encoding uncharacterized protein LOC124204818 — protein sequence MIEYNALRDAICYGREGQSKDSLNAMVGTLIDYFILPQEQAEYSLSGRACRSIPNSKPKKPFPVSTIDAMTNFILPRWKTWHNNDLSKEQIKAAITAKLVNSHSKTKKKNLKGQQQNVEDDIFGGEANNNGLLDNNQQIEENDSA from the exons ATGATCGAGTACAATGCTCTGCGTGATGCAATTTGTTACGGGAGAGAAGGTCAATCGAAGGATTCGCTCAATGCAATGGTGGGAActttaattgattattttatccTGCCCCAAGAGCAAGCTGAATACTCTCTCAGTGGTCGTGCATGCCGTTCAATCCCGAACAGTAAGCCAAAGAAGCCGTTCCCGGTCTCTACCATAGATGCTATGACCA ATTTCATTCTTCCGAGATGGAAGACATGGCACAACAATGATCTTTCCAAGGAACAAATTAAGGCCGCCATAACCGCAAAGCTTGTGAATAGCCActcaaaaacaaagaagaagaatttaaaagGGCAGCAGCAAAACGTTGAAGATGACATATTTGGTGGTGAAGCTAATAACAATGGATTGCTTGATAACAACCagcaaatagaagaaaatgacTCAGCCTAA